The proteins below are encoded in one region of Equus caballus isolate H_3958 breed thoroughbred chromosome 18, TB-T2T, whole genome shotgun sequence:
- the FAM171B gene encoding protein FAM171B, producing the protein MARLSRRVPCTLLFGLAAVLLKAQLVPAAARAELSRSDLSLIQQQQQQQQRQREEAEEERPEVPGASSTVTVPVSVFMLKVQVNDIISRQSLSQAVVEVFVNYTKTNSTVTKSNGAVLIKVPYKLGLSLTIIAYKDGYVLTPLPWKTGRMPIYSSVTLSLFPQSQANIWLFEDTVLITGKLADAKSQPSVQFSKALIKLPDSHHINNVTGYLTVLQQFLKVDNFLYTTGITLNKSGFESIELTPLAAICVKIYSGGKELKVDGSIQVSLPLLHTSDVSAGDHVPAWTFDMNTGAWINHGQGMVKEYNSHLVWTYDAPHLGYWIAAPLPGTRGSGINGDSKNITAYHTVFLTAILGGTIVIVIGFFAVLLCYCRDKCGTPQKRERNITKLEVLKRDQTTSTTHINHISSVKVALKAEDKSQLFNAKNSSYSPQKKEPSKAEAEERVSMVKTRDNFKIYSEDVSFLSVNQNNYSRNPPQSLEPNVGSKQPKHINNNLSSSLGDAQEEKRYLTGNEEVYGRSHIPEQLMHIYSQPIAILQTSDLFSTPEQLHTAKSATLPRKGQLVYGQLMEPVNRENFTQTLPKMPMHSHAQPPDAREENIPLEGQQSLPSQTSDWSRYSNSLLESVSVPGTLNEAVVMTPFSSELQGISEQTLLELSKGKPSPHPRAWFVSLDGKPVAQVRHSFIDLKKGKRTQSNDTSLDSGVDMNEHHSSRKLEREKTFIKSMHQPKILYLEDLDLSSSESGTTVCSPEDPALRHILDGGSGAIMEHPGEESPGRKSTVEDFEANTSPTKKRGRPPLAKRDSKTNIWKKREERPLIPIN; encoded by the exons TGTCTGTATTTATGCTGAAAGTCCAGGTGAATGACATCATCAGTCGTCAGTCCCTGAGTCAAGCAGTTGTAGAAGTGTTTGTAAACTACACAAAGACCAATTCCACAGTAACTAAAAGCAATGGAGCAGTGTTGATAAAAGTGCCCTACAAATTAGGGCTCAGCTTAACCATTATTGCTTACAAAGATGGCTACGTGTTGACGCCTCTACCTTGGAAGACCGGAAGAATGCCAA TCTATTCATCAGTTACACTTTCCCTGTTCCCGCAAAGCCAAGCAAACATATGGCTATTTGAagacactgttttaattactggaAAATTAGCTG ATGCCAAATCCCAACCAAGTGTTCAGTTTTCAAAAGCCTTAATTAAACTGCCTGACAGCCATCACATCAACAACGTTACAGGCTATCTTACAGTTCTACAGCAGTTTCTGAAGGTGGACAATTTTCTGTACACAACTGGAATTACTCTCAATAAATCAG GTTTTGAAAGCATTGAATTGACTCCTCTTGCTGCAATATGTGTGAAAATATATTCAGGGGGAAAAGAATTAAAGGTGGATGGCTCTATTCAAGTTTCTCTGCCCCTTCTGCATACAAGTGATGTAAGTGCAGGGGATCACGTACCTGCCTGGACGTTTGATATGAACACAG GTGCTTGGATAAATCACGGCCAGGGAATGGTCAAGGAATATAACAGTCATTTGGTTTGGACATATGACGCACCACATTTGGGCTACTGGATAGCAGCTCCACTTCCAGGAACTAGAG GTTCAGGTATAAATGGAGATTCAAAGAACATAACTGCCTACCACACAGTGTTTCTCACAGCCATATTAGGAGGAACAATAGTCATTGTCATTGGATTTTTTGCCGTACTTCTTTGTTATTGCAG GGATAAATGTGGTACTCcgcagaaaagagaaagaaatatcacTAAACTTGAGGTCCTCAAAAGAGACCAGACAACTTCAACAACACACATAAATCACATCAGTTCAGTCAAAGTTGCATTAAAAGCCGAGGACAAGTCACAGTTGTTCAATGCCAAAAACTCCTCATACAGCCCTCAGAAAAAGGAACCGTCCAaggcagaagcagaagaaagggtTTCCATGGTAAAAACTCGGGACAATTTTAAAATCTACAGTGAAGATGTTTCCTTTCTATCAGTCAATCAAAATAATTACTCAAGAAACCCACCACAGTCTTTGGAGCCCAATGTCGGGTCCAAACAACCTAAACATATTAACAACAATTTATCTTCATCTCTAGGTGATGCTCAAGAGGAAAAGAGGTATCTCACAGGTAATGAAGAGGTGTATGGGCGTTCCCACATTCCTGAACAACTTATGCATATCTACAGCCAGCCCATTGCCATTCTTCAAACGTCTGACCTTTTCTCCACCCCAGAGCAGTTGCATACTGCTAAGTCAGCTACTTTGCCAAGAAAAGGACAGTTAGTCTATGGCCAATTGATGGAACCAGTAAATAGAGAGAACTTTACACAGACATTGCCCAAAATGCCAATGCATTCTCATGCACAGCCTCCAGATGCCAGGGAAGAGAATATCCCCCTCGAAGGTCAACAGAGCTTACCATCCCAAACTTCAGATTGGAGCCGGTATTCGAACAGCTTACTGGAATCTGTCTCTGTTCCTGGAACACTAAACGAAGCTGTTGTGATGACTCCCTTTTCATCAGAGCTTCAAGGGATTTCAGAACAGACCCTCCTGGAGCTGTCCAAAGGAAAGCCCTCCCCACATCCCAGAGCCTGGTTTGTGTCTCTTGATGGAAAGCCAGTTGCACAAGTGAGGCATTCCTTTATAGACTTGAAAAAGGGCAAGAGAACCCAGAGCAATGACACGAGTCTGGACTCTGGGGTGGACATGAATGAGCATCACTCAAGTAGAAAACTTGAGAGGGAGAAAACTTTCATCAAAAGCATGCATCAGCCTAAGATCCTGTACTTAGAAGATTTAGACCTGAGCAGTAGTGAGAGTGGAACCACTGTCTGCTCCCCTGAGGACCCAGCTTTAAGGCACATCCTAGATGGAGGGAGCGGAGCTATCATGGAGCACCCTGGGGAAGAGTCTCCAGGAAGAAAAAGTACCGTTGAGGATTTTGAAGCCAATACATCCCCCACTAAGAAAAGGGGCAGACCACCACTAGCCAAAAGAGATAGCAAGACTAATATCTGGAAGAAGCGAGAGGAACGCCCACTGATTCCCATAAATTAA